Proteins encoded together in one Sulfitobacter pontiacus window:
- the ccmA gene encoding heme ABC exporter ATP-binding protein CcmA, producing the protein MTLRVTDLAVARGGVPVLDGVSFAIEPGAALILRGPNGAGKTTLLRCIAGLQPPLSGQIDGAEETIAYAGHADGLKAMLSVRENLTFWAQVFGQRDISDALTAYDLEPLQDRLAGTLSAGQKRRLGLARLMVTGRPIWVLDEPTVSLDAAAVGLFAAAVTAHLGAGGMALIATHIDLGLKAHSFDITPFRAKPSLRSGASDEAFL; encoded by the coding sequence ATGACCCTGCGTGTCACCGACCTTGCCGTCGCGCGCGGCGGTGTGCCCGTGCTGGACGGGGTGTCTTTTGCGATTGAACCGGGGGCTGCCTTGATCCTGCGAGGGCCGAACGGGGCGGGCAAGACCACGCTACTGCGCTGCATCGCGGGGCTGCAACCGCCCTTGTCGGGGCAGATCGACGGGGCAGAGGAAACCATCGCCTACGCCGGGCACGCCGACGGGCTGAAAGCGATGCTGAGCGTGCGCGAAAACCTCACATTCTGGGCACAGGTCTTCGGGCAGCGCGATATCTCTGACGCATTGACCGCCTATGACCTCGAGCCGCTGCAAGACCGGCTGGCAGGCACCTTGTCGGCGGGGCAAAAGCGGCGCTTGGGGCTGGCGCGGTTGATGGTCACGGGGCGGCCCATCTGGGTGCTGGACGAGCCGACCGTGTCGCTGGACGCCGCCGCCGTTGGGCTTTTCGCCGCGGCGGTGACGGCGCATCTGGGGGCAGGCGGCATGGCGCTGATCGCCACCCATATCGACCTTGGCCTGAAAGCGCATAGCTTTGATATCACCCCGTTTCGCGCCAAACCATCACTGCGCAGCGGTGCCAGTGACGAGGCTTTCCTGTGA